The following are from one region of the Segatella oris genome:
- a CDS encoding SPFH domain-containing protein, translating into MGIYYAVAAFVVLAIIFIKMTVVIIPQSETRIVERLGKYYATLKPGINLIIPFVDRTKTIVAMHNGRYVYTNTIDLREQVYDFARQNVITKDNIQMQINALLYFQIVDPFKAVYEINNLPNAIEKLTQTTLRNIIGEMELDQTLTSRDIINTKLRGVLDDATNKWGIKVNRVELQDITPPQSVLQAMEKQMQAERNKRATILTSEGEKQAQILQSEGDKAAIINKAEAAKQQAILNAEGEATARIRKAEAEAIAIGKITEAVGKSTNPANYLLAQKYIQMMQELAHGDKNKTVFLPYEATNMLGSIGGIKELFKAE; encoded by the coding sequence ATGGGAATCTATTATGCAGTGGCGGCCTTCGTTGTTCTGGCCATCATTTTCATTAAGATGACTGTGGTGATTATTCCACAGAGTGAAACGAGAATTGTAGAACGTTTGGGTAAGTATTATGCGACACTCAAGCCGGGTATCAATCTGATTATTCCTTTTGTAGACCGTACAAAGACGATAGTTGCGATGCATAACGGTCGCTATGTCTACACCAATACGATTGATCTGCGTGAGCAAGTGTATGATTTTGCACGCCAGAATGTAATCACAAAAGATAACATTCAGATGCAGATTAATGCTTTACTCTATTTCCAAATCGTTGATCCGTTTAAGGCTGTCTATGAGATTAATAATCTGCCGAATGCCATAGAGAAGCTGACACAGACCACTTTACGTAATATCATCGGTGAAATGGAACTTGATCAAACCCTCACCAGCCGCGACATCATTAATACAAAGTTACGCGGTGTGCTTGATGATGCCACCAACAAGTGGGGAATTAAGGTCAACCGTGTGGAGCTTCAGGATATCACACCTCCTCAAAGTGTGCTTCAAGCCATGGAGAAACAGATGCAGGCAGAGCGTAACAAGCGTGCAACAATCTTGACAAGTGAGGGAGAAAAGCAGGCACAAATTCTACAGAGTGAGGGTGACAAGGCTGCCATTATCAATAAAGCTGAGGCTGCCAAGCAACAGGCTATCCTCAATGCAGAGGGTGAGGCGACTGCACGCATACGCAAAGCAGAAGCCGAGGCAATCGCTATAGGCAAGATTACTGAAGCCGTTGGCAAGAGTACGAACCCTGCCAACTATCTTCTTGCACAGAAATATATTCAGATGATGCAGGAATTGGCACATGGAGACAAGAACAAGACCGTGTTCCTGCCTTACGAAGCTACCAATATGTTGGGAAGCATTGGTGGTATCAAGGAACTTTTCAAGGCTGAATAA
- a CDS encoding class I SAM-dependent methyltransferase, producing MKKRLCCLCSMLIGVAIACHAQRTETSRQTIKGDFDNDRRGDRLSMVCKTHYEKGEEDSETWYFSRITVDGKIVLGNERTLHFTDTEPLDAVMGGTLNYFSPRSGVLLRVLRVSRGSTVVLTYDYYLYDVALQDWYRYKTATYDQATWKEVSVGFEYYDKARKPLVGTELQSLPVSHKDPMLPKNPLKYLIRETEKKHYPKSYYDFVSCIEVLNHIDKRRYRKEIKNFAKRLKSHDARWGNYIVSTYLK from the coding sequence ATGAAAAAGAGATTATGCTGCTTATGTTCCATGTTGATAGGTGTTGCTATAGCCTGTCATGCCCAACGGACAGAAACATCACGACAGACCATAAAGGGAGATTTTGACAACGACAGACGTGGAGACAGGCTCTCTATGGTCTGTAAAACACACTATGAAAAAGGTGAGGAAGACTCGGAAACATGGTATTTCTCGAGAATAACTGTCGATGGCAAGATTGTTCTTGGAAACGAAAGAACATTGCATTTTACGGACACTGAACCTTTAGATGCCGTTATGGGTGGAACATTGAACTATTTTTCTCCTCGTTCAGGAGTTTTACTCAGAGTCTTGCGTGTGTCACGTGGCAGTACGGTTGTCTTAACCTACGACTATTATCTCTATGATGTAGCGCTGCAAGATTGGTATAGATATAAAACGGCAACGTATGACCAAGCTACTTGGAAAGAAGTTTCTGTGGGTTTTGAATATTATGATAAAGCCCGGAAACCATTGGTAGGAACGGAGCTACAGTCACTTCCCGTATCTCATAAAGACCCGATGTTGCCTAAAAATCCATTGAAATATCTTATTCGAGAGACAGAAAAGAAGCATTATCCAAAATCTTATTATGATTTCGTTTCGTGTATTGAAGTTCTTAATCATATAGATAAGAGGCGGTATCGGAAGGAAATAAAGAACTTCGCGAAACGTCTGAAGTCACATGATGCAAGATGGGGTAATTATATCGTTTCCACTTATTTAAAATAG
- a CDS encoding UDP-N-acetyl glucosamine 2-epimerase, with protein sequence MNIAIVCGARPNFIKVAPIIRTIRNNKSYSAVNYQLIYTGTADDPSLEASLFTDLEIGRPDVFLDVDCENLNELTGQVMSKFEQYLQQHPTDVVIVVDDLASTMATAIVTKKQGIKLAHIAAGTRSFDINMPKEINRLVIDGLSDVLFTAGISNNNIANKEGAELSKVYMVGNILIDNLRYNHGRLKRPAVLDKLRLEEGKYIVFTLNRKALIDNKAHLAQLVKAVISGMNDATLPIIAPLRGCAAGVVKEILVETSYPSAITLIEPQSYLDFEYITAHACGIITDSGNVAEEATFNQIPCITLNSYTEHIETVKVGTNVLVGEDPKLLSASVSNMISGQWKASGIPERWDGRSAERILQILC encoded by the coding sequence ATGAATATTGCAATCGTTTGTGGGGCACGTCCTAATTTTATAAAGGTGGCTCCGATTATCCGAACCATTAGAAACAATAAGAGTTATAGTGCTGTAAACTATCAGCTTATCTATACCGGAACCGCGGACGACCCTTCACTTGAGGCTTCACTCTTCACTGATCTTGAGATTGGTCGTCCCGATGTGTTCTTGGATGTTGACTGTGAGAACCTCAACGAACTTACCGGTCAGGTGATGTCAAAGTTCGAACAATATCTGCAACAGCATCCGACTGATGTCGTCATCGTTGTTGACGACCTTGCAAGTACAATGGCAACGGCTATCGTTACCAAGAAACAGGGCATCAAATTAGCACATATTGCAGCTGGAACACGCAGCTTTGATATCAATATGCCGAAAGAAATCAATCGTCTTGTCATTGATGGTTTGAGCGATGTTCTCTTCACGGCAGGTATCAGTAACAACAACATTGCCAACAAAGAGGGTGCAGAGTTGAGTAAGGTCTACATGGTTGGCAACATTCTTATTGATAATCTTCGCTATAATCACGGTCGCTTGAAGCGTCCTGCCGTACTTGATAAACTTAGACTTGAGGAAGGCAAGTATATTGTATTCACGCTCAACCGTAAAGCCCTTATTGACAACAAAGCACATCTTGCCCAGCTCGTCAAGGCTGTTATCAGTGGCATGAACGATGCAACACTGCCTATTATTGCTCCTCTTCGTGGTTGTGCAGCTGGTGTTGTCAAGGAAATCTTGGTTGAGACCAGTTACCCTTCTGCTATCACGTTGATAGAGCCCCAAAGCTATCTTGACTTTGAATATATTACGGCTCATGCCTGTGGTATCATCACTGATAGCGGTAATGTGGCCGAAGAAGCAACATTTAATCAAATCCCTTGCATTACACTCAATAGCTATACGGAGCATATCGAAACCGTGAAAGTGGGTACGAATGTCCTTGTTGGTGAGGATCCAAAACTTCTTTCAGCTTCGGTTTCCAATATGATTTCGGGGCAGTGGAAAGCATCTGGTATTCCCGAACGTTGGGATGGACGGAGTGCTGAACGTATTTTGCAGATACTCTGTTAG
- a CDS encoding porin family protein produces the protein MKRKMIILLAALCFALTGNAQKKTIEHNFYLGVGVANMMEGGVYYASCVGYGLNCYLSPHWSVMPGVGYRGRFGNPFESAMIGKEYYDCSFLDVPVLVQYHQHASEENGWVAELGPVFSILTSNDYHYVDADPTDELNGKKVYRNFDFGIQPGIYYQVGKHWRFGV, from the coding sequence ATGAAACGAAAAATGATAATCCTGTTGGCTGCATTATGTTTTGCATTAACAGGAAATGCGCAGAAAAAGACCATTGAACACAACTTCTATCTGGGAGTTGGAGTTGCGAATATGATGGAGGGTGGCGTCTATTATGCTTCGTGTGTGGGCTATGGACTGAACTGCTATCTGTCACCCCATTGGTCAGTCATGCCTGGTGTAGGCTATCGTGGCCGATTTGGGAATCCATTTGAAAGTGCTATGATAGGTAAAGAATACTATGATTGCTCTTTCTTAGATGTGCCCGTTTTGGTGCAGTATCATCAGCATGCATCTGAAGAAAACGGGTGGGTTGCAGAACTCGGTCCGGTATTTTCAATCCTTACATCGAATGATTATCATTATGTTGATGCCGACCCTACTGACGAATTAAATGGAAAGAAAGTGTACCGAAACTTTGATTTCGGCATCCAGCCCGGCATTTATTATCAAGTGGGAAAGCATTGGCGCTTTGGTGTTTAA
- a CDS encoding M48 family metallopeptidase codes for MKNVKSLMLILATSLLIAACGTTQTVPVTGRKHSLLVSDAQVLSLSKEEYSKYMKSAKLSANAANTAMVQRVGRRLASAVEAYLRNNGAADEIKNFSWEFNLVADKNVNAFCMPGGKIVVYEGLLPVTQDEASLAIVLGHEIAHAVAKHSAEQMSKKIRQSYGTQIGSQILGAIAGQSVGDLAGAVAQQGFSFANLRYSRDNETEADHIGLIFAAMAGYNPQVAVPFWKRMAALSGNSNQSDMFSDHPSDAKRIAAIQQWMPTAMKYYEASGYASKSVPSVKLNPAKKKASHRRR; via the coding sequence ATGAAGAATGTAAAAAGTTTGATGCTGATATTGGCCACTTCGTTGCTGATAGCAGCATGCGGAACGACACAGACTGTGCCTGTGACAGGTCGCAAGCATTCGCTGTTGGTCAGTGATGCACAGGTGTTGAGCCTCAGTAAGGAAGAATATAGCAAATATATGAAAAGTGCAAAGCTGTCTGCAAACGCTGCTAACACTGCCATGGTACAGCGGGTGGGCAGGCGTTTGGCTTCTGCTGTTGAGGCATATCTGCGTAATAACGGTGCTGCAGATGAGATTAAGAATTTCTCTTGGGAGTTCAATCTTGTTGCTGACAAGAATGTCAATGCCTTCTGTATGCCGGGAGGAAAGATTGTTGTCTATGAGGGCTTGTTGCCTGTGACACAGGATGAAGCTTCTTTGGCAATAGTCCTTGGGCACGAGATTGCACATGCTGTTGCCAAGCATAGTGCTGAACAGATGTCGAAGAAAATACGCCAGAGCTATGGCACTCAGATAGGAAGTCAGATCCTTGGAGCTATTGCAGGTCAGTCGGTTGGTGATTTGGCAGGTGCTGTTGCACAGCAAGGTTTCAGCTTTGCCAACCTCCGTTACAGTCGTGACAATGAGACAGAAGCCGACCATATCGGTCTGATTTTCGCTGCTATGGCTGGTTATAATCCGCAGGTGGCAGTGCCTTTCTGGAAGCGAATGGCAGCTTTGAGTGGAAATAGTAATCAGAGTGACATGTTCAGTGATCACCCCAGTGATGCCAAACGCATTGCAGCTATCCAGCAGTGGATGCCTACAGCCATGAAATATTACGAGGCTTCGGGCTATGCTTCAAAGTCTGTACCGTCCGTAAAGCTTAATCCAGCAAAGAAGAAAGCTTCTCATCGAAGACGATAA
- a CDS encoding Lin1244/Lin1753 domain-containing protein — MENNHMQRGNMAARNHRAMNKSTLHMRFEISFLNSYDMTMLREKYGIAGWGIAVFMMKYLIERRTDCRAPLYVISEIAHACHKSQKTILQIINDFPSLFQINSNNKILFSPYLQ; from the coding sequence ATGGAAAATAATCATATGCAAAGGGGCAACATGGCAGCCCGTAACCACCGTGCCATGAACAAATCTACACTTCATATGCGTTTTGAAATCTCGTTTCTCAACTCCTATGACATGACTATGCTGAGAGAAAAATATGGCATTGCAGGCTGGGGAATTGCTGTATTCATGATGAAATACCTCATAGAGCGTCGCACCGACTGCCGCGCCCCACTCTATGTTATATCTGAAATTGCCCATGCCTGCCATAAGAGTCAAAAGACTATTCTGCAAATCATCAATGACTTTCCTTCGCTGTTCCAAATCAACAGCAACAATAAAATACTTTTCAGTCCATATTTGCAGTAG
- a CDS encoding TonB-dependent receptor domain-containing protein — protein sequence MKIWLRKIILSCIMMGYALSVSAQNTVNGRVLDEHHQGADAAIVMLFTQPDSILAETTLTDGNGMFSFPLRKGKFILCVRMLGYREIKREITIREDTKIPDMQLEPDEIVLKNVVITARKSRPMTSSSNGKIQINVAQSYLTDIGDALDVLKHSPGISVNSKGDISLASLGGTALYVNGKKLMLQGEELSAYLRSLPSSKISKIETSPNPNASFGADGAGGIINIILKTTEKSGFFLTTSHSVAYWENVRQNSDIALSYNTNKWQLGLNYNHSIGHHAMDYGYEKIQNGDKSLSETIDTDKRNTHSAGIDFSWQPNQKSKLFLNSTVNLLVGPGLTETTTRVYKGTSTLDGILKARNNYLKQKTVRYSNSMNYLYQPSEKQQLSLSADWTHFDGKARCEQPNDYFSPTNKLVRSDLFYSQPDKDIDIYALLADYKYNPNAQNEWLAGIKTSLIKSNNTFLFKRNGTIDLQRSNKFDYNEHNIEGYTQYTHTWNKLELSAGLRMEYMYTHNKLNAYTNHKTEENNRKKLRLFPNMSVSYTFNEKNKLALLYSRRQDKPRYEDLNPFEYLLDELSYWKGNPFLKPQISNKITLNYTRKSLSLNLYYNKLDDYFTSLTDVFENNKTIMTTKNIGTQQQVGLEAIFSKRLTSWWDFSTNVGLYYFVNKLDYERYKQEYKRPSCSLSASNNILLPWGINFELSGRYYSKRQGGSYEISKPTGSIDLGFNKSWLENRIRLSLLMTDILHTERWDSYGVKDALNLSSWGYGESRKVILRFSYSFGKQKFNKVEKNIEELDRL from the coding sequence ATGAAAATCTGGCTCAGAAAAATTATCCTGTCTTGCATTATGATGGGCTATGCGCTGTCTGTAAGTGCACAAAACACTGTAAATGGAAGAGTTTTAGACGAGCACCACCAGGGTGCCGATGCTGCAATCGTCATGCTGTTTACCCAACCTGACAGCATTCTTGCAGAGACAACACTCACCGACGGCAACGGAATGTTCTCGTTCCCATTGCGGAAAGGAAAATTCATTTTATGCGTAAGAATGTTGGGCTACAGAGAGATTAAAAGGGAAATCACAATCCGTGAAGACACGAAAATACCCGACATGCAATTAGAACCGGATGAAATCGTATTGAAAAACGTAGTCATAACAGCGCGGAAATCTCGGCCGATGACAAGTTCGTCTAACGGGAAAATACAGATTAACGTGGCGCAATCTTATCTTACGGACATCGGAGACGCACTGGATGTTTTGAAGCATTCTCCCGGTATTTCTGTAAACAGCAAAGGCGACATTTCCTTGGCATCACTCGGAGGAACTGCCTTATATGTCAATGGAAAGAAACTGATGTTGCAAGGTGAAGAGCTGTCGGCTTATCTGCGCTCTCTGCCTTCATCGAAAATCTCCAAGATAGAAACTTCGCCCAATCCTAATGCGAGTTTTGGGGCCGACGGAGCCGGAGGAATTATCAATATCATCTTGAAAACCACGGAGAAATCAGGCTTTTTTCTGACCACTTCACACAGTGTTGCCTATTGGGAAAACGTGAGACAGAACTCTGACATCGCATTATCCTATAACACGAATAAATGGCAATTGGGATTGAATTACAACCACAGTATAGGACATCATGCCATGGATTATGGCTATGAGAAAATTCAGAACGGAGATAAAAGTTTATCTGAAACCATAGATACAGATAAACGAAACACGCATTCGGCAGGCATTGACTTTTCCTGGCAGCCCAATCAGAAGAGCAAATTGTTCTTGAACAGCACGGTGAACTTGCTTGTTGGGCCTGGCTTGACAGAGACAACGACAAGAGTGTATAAAGGGACTTCCACATTAGATGGCATTTTGAAAGCACGCAACAATTACCTGAAGCAGAAAACAGTTCGATACAGTAACAGCATGAACTACCTGTACCAACCCTCCGAAAAACAGCAGCTGTCGCTCTCGGCAGACTGGACCCACTTTGATGGTAAAGCCCGATGCGAGCAACCTAATGATTATTTTTCACCGACAAACAAGCTTGTTCGTTCTGATTTGTTTTATTCCCAGCCCGATAAAGACATTGACATTTATGCCTTGTTAGCAGACTATAAGTATAATCCTAATGCGCAGAACGAGTGGCTTGCAGGTATCAAGACTTCGCTTATTAAAAGCAACAACACCTTCCTCTTCAAGAGAAATGGGACTATTGACCTGCAACGCTCAAACAAATTTGATTACAATGAACATAATATTGAAGGCTACACACAATATACGCACACTTGGAATAAATTGGAGTTAAGTGCAGGCCTACGTATGGAATATATGTACACCCACAACAAGTTAAACGCTTATACCAATCACAAAACAGAAGAAAACAATAGGAAAAAATTGCGTTTATTCCCCAATATGTCTGTATCATATACGTTCAATGAGAAGAATAAATTGGCCCTGTTATACAGCAGACGGCAAGATAAACCGCGATATGAAGATCTTAATCCCTTTGAATATCTGCTTGATGAACTCTCCTATTGGAAAGGAAATCCCTTCCTTAAACCTCAGATTAGCAATAAAATAACATTGAACTATACACGGAAGAGTTTGTCTTTGAACTTATATTACAACAAACTTGATGACTATTTCACTTCCCTCACAGATGTTTTTGAGAACAACAAGACGATAATGACAACGAAAAACATCGGAACACAACAGCAAGTTGGATTGGAAGCGATTTTCTCTAAACGCCTTACTTCATGGTGGGATTTCAGTACAAACGTAGGACTTTACTACTTTGTGAATAAGTTGGATTACGAAAGATACAAACAAGAATACAAGCGTCCATCCTGTTCCCTCTCGGCAAGCAATAACATTCTTCTGCCTTGGGGCATAAACTTTGAACTCTCCGGACGATATTACTCAAAACGCCAAGGAGGAAGTTATGAGATTAGCAAACCTACAGGAAGCATTGATTTGGGCTTCAATAAGAGTTGGCTTGAGAATCGCATTCGACTTTCATTACTGATGACCGACATTTTACATACAGAACGTTGGGATAGTTATGGAGTAAAAGATGCCCTGAACCTCTCGTCGTGGGGATATGGAGAAAGCCGTAAAGTCATCCTGCGCTTCAGCTATAGCTTTGGTAAACAGAAGTTCAATAAGGTGGAGAAAAACATTGAGGAATTAGACAGATTATAA
- a CDS encoding helix-turn-helix domain-containing protein: MITNHPPICMNDEVRIYDKHFKLLKVFGMQDDMNNVLAITCDHQGQVWLTTCDALFNVRVDRNRNKDYRFHFRKFIDADGLAHITFCKKAIYCTDKGDILAGGCGKYLRLTPAALEDRMTSRKLYFTELRVNGKTVPFDGYRLTTLNFEHNDDIELFVSTLDYVHAAPLKFAYKLEDKWITGNDNGINLGQLPFGHYTLQVKVLDGNEDIVTTLQLDVKSPLWLSWWAICLYVFLCGLVGWLMSKLFMSYQKQLAKPSVPDTSAVTTRLMPDEMPLLPEDDNRLIAQATETVEAHLADAEFSVERFSEEMNLSRSALYKKLMNETGQSPLEFMRAIRLRHGLQLLRQGNMSVAEIAYKTGLSPKQFLKFFKEQYGCLPSQYKKNRT, from the coding sequence ATGATAACAAATCATCCTCCTATTTGTATGAATGATGAGGTGAGAATTTACGACAAACATTTCAAACTTTTGAAGGTTTTTGGGATGCAAGATGACATGAACAACGTGCTCGCTATCACTTGTGACCATCAAGGGCAAGTGTGGTTGACCACCTGTGATGCACTTTTCAATGTACGAGTAGACAGAAATAGAAACAAGGACTATCGCTTTCATTTTCGAAAATTCATTGATGCTGACGGCTTAGCGCATATCACCTTTTGTAAAAAAGCCATTTACTGTACGGATAAAGGGGATATTCTTGCAGGCGGATGTGGAAAATATCTTCGTCTGACTCCTGCTGCTTTGGAAGATAGGATGACGAGCCGGAAGTTGTATTTCACCGAATTGCGAGTGAATGGTAAGACGGTTCCTTTCGATGGGTATAGGCTAACGACATTGAACTTTGAGCATAATGATGATATAGAATTGTTTGTTTCCACTTTAGATTATGTTCATGCCGCTCCACTTAAGTTTGCATATAAGCTTGAAGATAAATGGATTACGGGCAACGACAATGGCATAAACTTAGGACAATTGCCCTTTGGTCATTATACCTTGCAAGTGAAGGTGCTTGACGGAAACGAAGACATCGTGACCACTTTGCAGCTTGATGTCAAATCTCCTCTTTGGCTATCGTGGTGGGCAATCTGTTTATATGTTTTCCTTTGTGGCCTTGTGGGGTGGTTGATGTCGAAGCTTTTTATGTCCTATCAAAAACAACTTGCAAAGCCTTCTGTACCGGATACTTCTGCTGTTACTACCCGTTTGATGCCGGATGAAATGCCACTACTGCCTGAAGACGACAATCGTTTGATAGCCCAGGCTACAGAGACTGTCGAGGCACATTTGGCTGATGCAGAGTTCAGTGTGGAGCGTTTCAGTGAGGAGATGAACCTCAGTCGTAGTGCACTTTATAAGAAACTCATGAATGAAACGGGGCAGTCTCCGCTTGAATTCATGCGAGCCATTCGATTGCGGCATGGACTTCAGTTGCTCCGCCAAGGGAATATGTCGGTCGCAGAGATTGCCTATAAGACGGGATTATCGCCAAAGCAGTTTTTGAAATTCTTCAAAGAGCAATATGGTTGCTTGCCATCGCAGTATAAAAAGAATCGTACTTAG
- a CDS encoding NfeD family protein, which yields MIDYIVGNLWIMWAVIMLGCLILELSSGDFFITCLAIGALVATGASFVFPFWAQILIWAVCSILSIWLIRPKLLRRLHAAGEERLSNADALIGRIGIVIEPILADGSGYVKVDGDEWKAVSNVPETIEKGSKVEIIARDSIIVTVKLI from the coding sequence ATGATAGATTACATTGTAGGAAACTTATGGATAATGTGGGCAGTCATCATGTTGGGTTGCCTTATTCTCGAACTGAGTTCGGGCGATTTCTTTATCACCTGCCTTGCTATCGGTGCCTTGGTAGCTACAGGTGCCTCATTCGTTTTTCCTTTCTGGGCACAGATATTGATATGGGCAGTCTGCTCGATACTGAGTATTTGGCTCATTCGTCCTAAGCTGCTCCGTCGCTTGCATGCTGCCGGTGAAGAGCGTCTCAGTAATGCTGATGCCTTGATAGGACGTATTGGGATCGTGATCGAACCTATTCTTGCTGACGGAAGTGGTTATGTGAAAGTGGATGGCGATGAGTGGAAGGCAGTCAGCAATGTTCCTGAAACAATAGAAAAAGGTAGTAAGGTGGAAATCATTGCCCGGGATTCAATCATTGTAACAGTAAAGTTGATATAA
- the htpG gene encoding molecular chaperone HtpG, protein MQKGNIGVTTENIFPVIKKFLYSDHEIFLREMVSNAVDATQKLKTLAEKGDFKGELGELKVSIKLDEAAKTITISDNGIGMTEEEIDKYINQIAFSGVSDFLDKYKDNANAIIGHFGLGFYSSFMVSDRVDIITRSYKEGSKAVKWTCDGTPAFEISEAEKEGRGSDVVLHISDDCKEFLNKQKIEELLNKYCKFMVVPVIFGKKQEWKDGKMVDTDKDNVINHIEPLWTKAPSTLKDEDYKKFYQELYPMQDEPLFWIHLNVDYPFNLTGVLYFPRIKNNIDLQRNKIQLYCNQVFVTDQVEGIVPEFLTLLHGVIDSPDIPLNVSRSYLQSDANVKKISTYITKKVADRLQSIFKEDRKAYEEKWDNLKLFINYGMLSHEDFYNRAKDFALFKDVDGKYFTFEEYKTLIQGEQTDKDGMLVYLYANNVEEQYTYIEAAKNKGYNVLLLDGDLDTPIVSMLEQKFEKSRFTRVDADIVDRLIVKDDQKKSELAAEDTENLSQVFRSQMPKLDKAEFNVEVQALGENGQPVVITQNEYMRRMKQMSQFQPGMSFYQQMPDSYTLVLNSDHALVKQVLADCNSNTAEALKPILSELKGQQARLDALHQSQDKKKPEELTQEEKDDLQNTEKAVNEQKNKKTEVLDNYAKGNNVIHQLIDLALLQNGMLKGKALDEFLKRSVEMIK, encoded by the coding sequence ATGCAAAAAGGAAACATCGGGGTTACAACAGAGAACATCTTCCCTGTCATCAAAAAGTTTCTCTATTCAGACCATGAAATCTTCTTGCGCGAGATGGTCAGTAATGCCGTTGACGCCACTCAGAAGCTGAAAACGCTGGCCGAGAAAGGCGATTTCAAAGGCGAATTGGGTGAGCTGAAGGTCAGCATCAAGCTTGATGAGGCTGCCAAGACCATTACAATCAGCGATAATGGTATCGGTATGACCGAAGAAGAGATTGATAAATATATCAATCAGATTGCTTTTTCGGGCGTCAGTGACTTCTTAGATAAATATAAAGATAATGCAAATGCCATTATCGGTCACTTCGGATTGGGTTTCTATTCAAGTTTCATGGTGAGCGATCGTGTCGACATTATCACGCGTTCTTATAAGGAAGGAAGCAAGGCCGTGAAGTGGACTTGTGACGGAACTCCTGCTTTCGAAATCAGCGAGGCAGAGAAAGAAGGGCGCGGAAGTGACGTGGTTCTCCACATCAGTGATGACTGCAAGGAATTCCTCAATAAGCAGAAGATTGAAGAGTTGCTTAATAAATACTGCAAGTTTATGGTCGTTCCAGTCATCTTCGGCAAGAAACAGGAGTGGAAAGACGGCAAGATGGTTGATACCGATAAAGACAATGTCATCAATCATATCGAGCCATTGTGGACCAAGGCTCCGTCAACACTGAAGGACGAAGATTATAAGAAGTTCTATCAAGAGCTTTATCCCATGCAGGATGAACCGCTCTTCTGGATACATCTGAATGTGGACTATCCGTTCAATCTCACGGGTGTTCTCTATTTCCCACGCATCAAGAACAACATTGATTTGCAGCGCAACAAGATACAGCTCTATTGCAATCAGGTCTTCGTTACCGACCAGGTAGAAGGCATCGTGCCCGAATTCCTGACGCTGCTGCATGGTGTCATCGACTCTCCTGATATTCCTTTGAACGTGAGCCGCAGCTATTTGCAGAGCGATGCCAACGTGAAGAAGATTTCCACTTACATCACGAAGAAGGTGGCAGACCGCCTGCAAAGCATCTTCAAAGAAGACCGCAAGGCATACGAGGAGAAATGGGACAACTTGAAACTCTTCATCAACTATGGTATGCTTTCGCATGAAGACTTCTACAACCGGGCAAAGGATTTTGCCTTGTTCAAGGATGTTGACGGGAAGTATTTCACCTTTGAGGAGTATAAAACGCTTATCCAAGGCGAACAGACCGATAAGGACGGCATGTTGGTTTACCTTTATGCCAACAATGTGGAAGAACAGTACACCTACATTGAAGCTGCAAAGAACAAGGGCTACAATGTGCTGTTGCTCGACGGAGACTTGGATACGCCAATTGTAAGCATGCTCGAACAGAAGTTTGAGAAGTCGCGTTTCACCCGCGTTGACGCTGATATTGTGGATCGACTCATCGTGAAAGATGATCAGAAGAAGAGTGAACTTGCGGCTGAAGACACTGAAAACTTGAGTCAGGTGTTCCGTTCACAGATGCCGAAACTTGATAAAGCAGAGTTCAATGTGGAGGTTCAGGCATTGGGTGAGAACGGTCAACCCGTGGTTATCACACAGAATGAATACATGCGTCGTATGAAGCAAATGAGTCAGTTCCAGCCTGGAATGAGCTTCTATCAGCAAATGCCCGACAGCTATACGCTCGTGCTCAACAGTGATCATGCACTTGTGAAACAGGTGCTTGCCGACTGTAACAGCAACACCGCAGAAGCCTTGAAGCCTATCTTGAGCGAACTGAAAGGACAGCAGGCACGCCTTGATGCACTGCATCAGAGCCAGGATAAGAAGAAACCTGAAGAGCTGACACAGGAGGAGAAAGACGATTTGCAGAACACTGAAAAGGCTGTCAATGAGCAGAAGAACAAAAAGACTGAAGTGCTTGACAACTATGCCAAAGGCAACAATGTCATTCATCAGCTCATCGACCTTGCCCTTCTTCAGAACGGCATGCTAAAGGGAAAAGCGCTCGATGAGTTCTTAAAGCGCTCGGTAGAGATGATAAAATAA